In Nocardioides sp. InS609-2, a single genomic region encodes these proteins:
- the pcrA gene encoding DNA helicase PcrA encodes MSDLLPGFDHLQPEPRTTRRGPSREELLAGLNEPQRAAVQHAGAPLLVVAGAGSGKTRVLTRRIAWLITERKAHPGSILAITFTNKAAAEMKERVEDLVGKRARIMWVSTFHSACVRILRKEIDKFGYKSSFSIYDSADSKRLMTLVLRDLDLDPKRYQPNAVLHWVSNHKNDLRDADEAAKDTKNNFEEAYAAAYSAYQRRLREANALDFDDIIMLTVHLFQTFPEVRETYRRRFRHVLVDEYQDTNHAQYALIHALCADNPELTEAGGERIEPAELMVVGDADQSIYAFRGANIRNILDFEQDFPDASSILLEQNYRSTQTILNAANSVIGNNSGRKPKRLWSEAGAGERIVGYVADDEHDEARFVSQEIDTLADGGVRPADVAVFYRTNAQSRVFEEVFIRTGQPYKVVGGVRFYERREVRDALAYLRMLANPDDEISLRRILNTPKRGIGDRAEACVAALAERDRLTFWQALTRAGEAPGVATRSLKNIEAFVAMIQELQSMVAADERADVILESVLERSGYLVELEASDDPQDHTRVENLAELVAVAREFSDDPVAGPSADPADVDAGTVAPGLGDFLERVALVADTDQIPDTPEGDDSGVVTLMTLHTAKGLEFPVVFLTGLEDGIFPHQRSLGDQPELEEERRLAYVGVTRAQERLYLSRAVVRSAWGAPSHNPASRFLDEMPVDLVDWRRTEASQTSWGRPDLSTGPARLGQPTAAGRRNFSSAAARADVMAKAKPAREIPSLEPGDRVLHDSFGLGTVVSMEGAAEKSVASIDFGSEGVKRLLLRYAPVEKL; translated from the coding sequence ATGAGCGACCTCCTCCCCGGCTTCGACCACCTCCAGCCCGAGCCCCGCACGACCCGCCGTGGGCCGAGCCGCGAGGAGCTCCTGGCCGGGCTCAACGAGCCCCAGCGCGCCGCCGTACAACACGCGGGCGCGCCGCTGCTCGTCGTCGCCGGAGCGGGGTCGGGCAAGACCCGCGTGCTCACCCGTCGCATCGCCTGGCTGATCACCGAGCGCAAGGCCCACCCGGGCTCGATCCTGGCCATCACCTTCACCAACAAGGCCGCGGCCGAGATGAAGGAGCGCGTCGAGGACCTCGTCGGCAAACGCGCCCGCATCATGTGGGTCTCGACGTTCCACTCGGCGTGCGTGCGCATCCTGCGCAAGGAGATCGACAAGTTCGGCTACAAGTCGAGCTTCTCGATCTACGACTCCGCCGACTCCAAGCGGCTGATGACGCTGGTGCTGCGTGACCTCGACCTCGACCCCAAGCGCTACCAGCCGAACGCCGTCCTGCACTGGGTGTCCAACCACAAGAACGACCTGCGCGACGCAGACGAGGCAGCCAAGGACACCAAGAACAACTTCGAAGAGGCGTACGCCGCGGCGTACTCCGCCTATCAGCGGCGGCTGCGCGAGGCCAACGCCCTCGACTTCGACGACATCATCATGCTGACCGTGCATCTCTTCCAGACGTTCCCCGAGGTGCGCGAGACCTACCGGCGCCGGTTCAGGCACGTGCTCGTCGACGAGTACCAGGACACCAACCACGCGCAGTACGCCCTGATCCACGCGCTGTGCGCCGACAACCCCGAGCTCACCGAGGCGGGTGGCGAGCGGATCGAGCCGGCCGAGCTGATGGTGGTGGGTGACGCCGACCAGTCGATCTACGCGTTCCGCGGCGCCAACATCCGCAACATCCTCGACTTCGAGCAGGACTTCCCCGACGCGAGCTCGATCCTGCTCGAGCAGAACTACCGCTCGACGCAGACGATCCTCAACGCCGCCAACTCGGTGATCGGCAACAACTCGGGCCGCAAGCCCAAGCGGCTGTGGTCGGAGGCAGGGGCGGGGGAGCGGATCGTCGGCTACGTCGCCGACGACGAGCACGACGAGGCCCGGTTCGTCTCCCAGGAGATCGACACCCTCGCCGACGGCGGTGTCCGGCCGGCCGACGTCGCGGTGTTCTACCGCACCAACGCCCAGTCGCGAGTCTTCGAGGAGGTGTTCATCCGCACCGGCCAGCCCTACAAGGTGGTCGGCGGCGTGCGCTTCTACGAGCGCCGCGAGGTGCGTGACGCACTCGCCTACCTGCGGATGCTCGCCAACCCCGACGACGAGATCTCGCTGCGCCGCATCCTCAACACTCCCAAACGGGGCATCGGCGACCGGGCCGAGGCCTGCGTCGCGGCGCTCGCCGAGCGCGACCGCCTCACGTTCTGGCAGGCGCTCACGCGCGCCGGCGAGGCGCCCGGCGTGGCCACCCGGTCGCTGAAGAACATCGAGGCGTTCGTGGCGATGATCCAGGAGCTCCAGTCGATGGTGGCCGCCGACGAGCGGGCCGACGTGATCCTCGAGTCGGTGCTGGAGCGGTCCGGCTACCTCGTCGAGCTCGAGGCCTCCGACGACCCGCAGGACCACACTCGGGTCGAGAACCTTGCCGAGCTCGTCGCAGTGGCCCGCGAGTTCTCCGACGACCCGGTGGCGGGTCCGTCCGCCGACCCCGCCGACGTCGACGCGGGCACGGTCGCGCCGGGCCTGGGCGACTTCCTCGAGCGCGTCGCCCTGGTGGCCGACACCGACCAGATCCCCGACACCCCCGAAGGTGACGACTCCGGAGTGGTCACGCTGATGACGCTGCACACCGCCAAGGGGCTGGAGTTCCCGGTGGTCTTCCTGACCGGCCTCGAGGACGGCATCTTCCCGCACCAGCGCTCGCTCGGCGACCAGCCCGAGCTGGAGGAGGAGCGCCGCCTCGCCTACGTCGGCGTCACCCGCGCCCAGGAGCGGCTCTACCTCTCCCGGGCGGTAGTGCGCTCTGCCTGGGGCGCGCCGTCGCACAACCCGGCTTCGCGCTTCCTCGACGAGATGCCGGTCGACCTCGTCGACTGGCGGCGCACCGAGGCGTCCCAGACGAGCTGGGGCCGGCCCGACCTCTCGACCGGCCCGGCCCGGCTCGGCCAGCCGACCGCCGCCGGACGCCGCAACTTCTCCTCCGCCGCCGCCCGCGCAGACGTCATGGCCAAGGCCAAACCGGCCCGCGAGATCCCGTCGCTCGAGCCCGGTGACCGGGTGCTCCACGACTCCTTCGGGCTCGGCACCGTCGTCTCGATGGAGGGTGCGGCAGAGAAGTCCGTCGCCTCGATCGACTTCGGCTCCGAAGGTGTCAAGCGGTTGCTGCTGCGATACGCCCCCGTCGAGAAGCTGTAG
- a CDS encoding DUF6318 family protein — translation MRNRGMLIALLLAGLTLFAGCSEDDPVPKMPKTSAAAPTPSPTASPTPQSEAEEAEALIRQWAELNVQMQATGETSAYEAITADECETCRRLVRMVGKLYAGGGQVDLQAQRVVSVRKSPRIKGSGVYEAKVDLEPSRVRQSPEDDWKEYSGGRVTYDIDVVREHEALVIREIVVIP, via the coding sequence ATGCGTAATCGGGGGATGCTCATCGCTCTGCTCCTCGCCGGCCTGACGTTGTTCGCCGGTTGCTCCGAGGACGATCCCGTCCCGAAGATGCCGAAGACGTCGGCGGCAGCGCCGACTCCGTCGCCCACGGCTTCACCGACTCCGCAGTCGGAGGCGGAGGAGGCGGAAGCGCTGATCAGGCAGTGGGCGGAGCTCAACGTCCAGATGCAGGCGACCGGCGAGACGAGTGCCTACGAGGCGATTACCGCGGACGAGTGTGAGACGTGTCGGCGCTTGGTCCGCATGGTCGGCAAGCTTTACGCGGGGGGTGGGCAGGTAGATCTCCAGGCCCAGCGCGTGGTCTCTGTGCGCAAGTCGCCGCGCATCAAGGGTAGCGGCGTCTACGAGGCCAAGGTCGATCTCGAACCGAGTCGGGTTCGGCAGTCTCCAGAAGACGACTGGAAGGAGTACAGCGGAGGCCGAGTCACCTACGACATTGACGTCGTCCGCGAGCACGAGGCTCTGGTCATCCGAGAAATAGTGGTGATCCCATGA
- a CDS encoding phosphotransferase, with protein MAGEEVVCCQGDPGPWNFIWHDNSAVAPIDWDYLHPAPRLDDAAYALHWFVPLRSDALALAWHHFPDVPDRRERVQVFLRAYGDFPTFDVVDAVTATHVGRRRQRGAPVR; from the coding sequence GTGGCCGGCGAGGAGGTGGTCTGCTGTCAGGGCGACCCCGGACCGTGGAACTTCATCTGGCACGACAACTCGGCCGTGGCACCGATCGACTGGGACTACCTCCACCCGGCTCCGCGCCTGGACGACGCCGCCTACGCACTGCACTGGTTCGTTCCCTTGCGCAGCGATGCCCTCGCTCTCGCGTGGCATCACTTCCCGGACGTCCCTGATCGCCGGGAGCGGGTCCAGGTGTTCCTCCGTGCGTACGGCGACTTCCCGACGTTCGATGTCGTCGACGCCGTGACCGCAACGCACGTGGGTCGCCGACGGCAGCGTGGAGCGCCGGTCCGCTGA
- a CDS encoding HNH endonuclease, with product MLVAEFCIAEFGAVLGISTVSAKHLIGQAIELRHRLPRLWRRVQSGDLPAWRARRIAETTIHAGLSREAASYVDAQLAPFAHRTSTSAVDRLVDAAIARFDPTRAALEAARAADGRHVTIEEEQVSFAGTMRVTAELDLADALDFGAAVTHGADVLKSLGSEESLDARRASAVGEMARSQLALPLVGEVAQQPSRNQASTAARQVVLHVHLTEDDPVARLERGNLATVDQIYQWCTQSRTEVTVKPVLDLNEHIVCAGYHPSARLREQVILRDQTCVFPWCTKTSRACDLDHIVPWEQAGETSTHNLAALCRRHHRLKTHSAWSYRRTGPATYTWTSPHGHTFVRGPAGTDPG from the coding sequence CTGTTGGTGGCGGAGTTCTGCATCGCCGAGTTCGGTGCCGTGCTCGGCATTTCCACGGTGTCGGCGAAGCACCTGATCGGTCAGGCGATCGAGCTGCGGCACCGGCTACCCAGGTTGTGGCGACGCGTCCAGTCCGGTGACCTGCCCGCCTGGCGGGCCAGGCGGATCGCCGAGACCACCATCCACGCCGGGCTCTCTCGTGAAGCAGCGTCGTACGTCGACGCGCAGCTCGCCCCGTTCGCGCACCGCACCTCGACCTCGGCGGTGGACCGGTTGGTGGATGCGGCGATCGCCCGGTTCGACCCCACCCGCGCCGCTCTGGAAGCAGCCCGGGCCGCGGATGGTCGACATGTGACGATCGAGGAGGAGCAAGTCTCGTTCGCCGGCACCATGCGGGTGACCGCCGAGCTGGATCTGGCCGACGCCCTCGACTTCGGCGCCGCCGTCACCCACGGTGCAGACGTCTTGAAGAGCCTCGGGTCTGAGGAGTCGCTCGATGCCCGCCGGGCCTCGGCGGTCGGGGAGATGGCACGGTCCCAGCTCGCCCTGCCGTTGGTTGGTGAGGTTGCGCAGCAACCGTCTCGAAACCAAGCCTCCACTGCGGCTCGGCAAGTCGTCCTCCATGTCCACCTCACCGAGGACGACCCGGTCGCCCGGCTCGAGCGCGGCAACCTCGCCACCGTCGACCAGATCTACCAGTGGTGCACTCAGTCCCGCACCGAGGTGACGGTGAAGCCGGTCCTCGATCTCAACGAGCACATCGTCTGTGCCGGCTACCACCCCTCGGCCCGGCTTCGAGAGCAGGTGATCCTGCGCGACCAGACCTGTGTCTTCCCGTGGTGCACCAAGACTTCCCGGGCCTGCGACCTCGACCACATCGTCCCATGGGAGCAAGCCGGCGAGACCTCCACCCATAACCTCGCCGCGCTCTGTCGGCGACACCACCGCCTGAAGACCCACTCCGCCTGGTCCTACCGGCGCACCGGCCCCGCGACGTACACCTGGACCAGCCCGCATGGCCACACCTTCGTCCGCGGCCCCGCGGGCACCGATCCCGGTTGA
- a CDS encoding ABC transporter ATP-binding protein, producing MVLSSAQDSMPVIETSGLTKDYGQVLALDSLDVVVGQGVTGLVGANGAGKSTLIKILLGLLDPTGGTARVLGHDIAAEGAAIRARVGYMPEHECLPPDVSASDFVVHMAQMSGLPHAAARERAADVLRHVGLAEERYRPMGGYSTGMKQRAKLAQALAHDPQLVLLDEPTNGLDPAARDDMLELVRRIGHDFGIAVLVTSHLLGELERVSEHVVVLDGGRLLRSSATSEFLDNTGTLLVEVLGGATERDRLGKALYDAGFACQPRGNVVAVDPPAADENRNVLDTIRDTAVDLGLGLVRIQPDHRRIEDIFREEVAGAVQPH from the coding sequence ATGGTGTTGTCCTCCGCTCAAGACTCGATGCCGGTGATCGAGACCAGCGGATTGACCAAGGACTACGGCCAGGTCCTCGCGCTCGACTCCCTCGATGTCGTCGTCGGACAGGGCGTCACCGGTCTGGTCGGGGCCAACGGCGCCGGCAAGTCGACGCTCATCAAGATCCTGCTGGGCCTCCTCGACCCGACCGGCGGCACGGCGCGGGTGCTCGGCCACGACATCGCAGCCGAGGGAGCGGCGATCCGGGCCCGGGTCGGCTACATGCCCGAGCACGAGTGCCTGCCTCCCGACGTGAGTGCGAGTGACTTCGTGGTGCACATGGCGCAGATGTCGGGGCTGCCGCACGCAGCGGCGCGCGAGCGGGCGGCCGACGTACTCCGTCATGTCGGGCTGGCAGAGGAGCGCTACCGGCCGATGGGCGGCTACTCCACCGGCATGAAGCAGCGTGCCAAGCTCGCGCAGGCCCTCGCCCACGACCCGCAGCTCGTCCTGCTCGACGAACCCACCAACGGCCTCGACCCGGCCGCGCGCGACGACATGCTCGAGCTCGTCCGTCGCATCGGGCACGACTTCGGCATCGCGGTGCTCGTCACCTCCCACCTGCTGGGCGAGCTCGAGCGGGTCAGCGAGCACGTCGTCGTACTCGACGGCGGCCGGCTGCTGCGATCGTCGGCCACCAGCGAGTTCCTCGACAACACCGGCACGCTGCTGGTCGAGGTGCTGGGCGGCGCGACCGAGCGCGACCGACTCGGCAAGGCCTTGTACGACGCGGGGTTCGCGTGCCAGCCGCGCGGCAACGTGGTCGCGGTCGACCCGCCGGCGGCCGACGAGAACCGCAACGTGCTCGACACGATCCGCGACACCGCGGTCGACCTCGGCCTCGGACTGGTGCGCATCCAGCCCGACCACCGCCGCATCGAGGACATCTTCCGGGAGGAGGTGGCCGGTGCCGTCCAGCCCCACTGA
- a CDS encoding ABC transporter ATP-binding protein, which yields MTTITFDKVSRWYGNVVAVNDVSMEIGPGVTGLLGPNGAGKSTIIALMAGFLAPSAGTVHLDGAPAWRNTEIFRQIGLVPEREVAFGYLTGRQFVQANAELHGLADPGAACERALDVVEMSDAAARRIGTYSKGMRQRVKLASALVHDPGVLLLDEPFNGVDPRQRMHLMSLLTLFGTEGRTVLFSSHILEEVEQVARHVEVVVSGRHAASGDFGAIRRLMTDRPNRYVVHTSDDRALAAALIGEQSVVGVVLRRGGGLEVEVGDFGSFAVALPRLARDLGVRLIEVSPTDESLESVFAYLVSS from the coding sequence ATGACGACCATCACCTTCGACAAGGTCTCGCGCTGGTACGGCAACGTCGTCGCCGTCAACGACGTCTCGATGGAGATCGGGCCGGGCGTCACCGGTCTGCTCGGCCCCAACGGCGCCGGCAAGTCGACGATCATCGCGCTGATGGCGGGCTTCCTGGCGCCGTCGGCCGGCACCGTCCACCTCGACGGCGCACCGGCCTGGCGCAACACCGAGATCTTCCGGCAGATCGGGCTGGTGCCCGAGCGCGAGGTGGCGTTCGGCTACCTCACCGGCCGCCAGTTCGTGCAGGCCAACGCCGAGCTGCACGGCCTCGCCGACCCGGGCGCCGCGTGTGAGCGGGCGCTCGACGTCGTCGAGATGTCCGACGCCGCGGCCCGCCGCATCGGCACCTACTCCAAGGGCATGCGGCAGCGGGTCAAGCTCGCGTCGGCACTCGTGCACGACCCCGGCGTACTGCTCCTCGACGAACCGTTCAACGGCGTCGACCCCCGCCAGCGCATGCACCTGATGAGCCTGCTCACCCTCTTCGGCACGGAGGGCCGCACCGTGCTGTTCAGCTCGCACATCCTCGAAGAGGTCGAACAGGTCGCCCGCCATGTCGAGGTCGTCGTCTCCGGGCGACATGCGGCCTCCGGCGACTTCGGCGCGATCCGGCGCTTGATGACCGACCGGCCCAACCGCTACGTCGTACACACCAGTGACGACCGGGCCCTCGCCGCTGCCCTGATCGGCGAGCAGTCGGTCGTCGGCGTCGTGCTCCGCCGTGGCGGTGGGCTCGAGGTCGAGGTCGGCGACTTCGGCAGCTTCGCCGTCGCGTTGCCGCGCCTCGCCCGCGACCTCGGCGTACGCCTCATCGAGGTCTCCCCCACCGACGAGTCGCTCGAGAGCGTCTTCGCCTACCTGGTGTCGTCATGA
- a CDS encoding ABC transporter permease, with the protein MNATILRLSAQALFGRRRGLMMLVIPLILLVLTLVVRLLTEPGTAYTEIVGELGRDLALPLVALLAATAVLGPEIDDGSIVYLLAKPVNRYSVAVSKYVVALVAALGFGALPVLLAGLVNDSGNPGMSFAMLAGAVVAAFTYSGLFLALCAFTRHAVVAGLLFVFLWEGTIGNLLDGVRWLSVSAWARDIAAALSDSIDEAAPVGTTYALVAAILVAAGGIAFAGWRLSTFSLTGET; encoded by the coding sequence ATGAACGCCACGATCCTGCGGCTGTCCGCGCAGGCCCTCTTCGGGCGTCGGCGCGGGCTGATGATGCTGGTCATCCCGCTGATCCTGCTGGTGCTGACCCTCGTCGTACGCCTGCTCACCGAGCCCGGCACCGCCTACACCGAGATCGTCGGCGAGCTCGGCCGCGACCTCGCGCTGCCGCTGGTCGCGCTGCTCGCCGCCACGGCCGTGCTCGGCCCCGAGATCGATGACGGCTCGATCGTCTACCTGCTCGCGAAGCCCGTGAACCGCTACTCCGTCGCCGTCAGCAAGTACGTCGTCGCACTGGTCGCCGCGCTCGGCTTCGGCGCCCTGCCGGTGCTGCTGGCCGGGCTGGTCAACGACTCCGGCAACCCGGGCATGTCGTTCGCGATGCTGGCCGGCGCCGTCGTGGCGGCGTTCACCTACTCCGGGCTGTTCCTGGCGCTGTGTGCCTTCACCCGGCACGCCGTGGTGGCCGGGCTGCTGTTCGTCTTCCTGTGGGAGGGCACCATCGGCAACCTGCTCGACGGGGTGCGCTGGCTGAGCGTCAGCGCGTGGGCGCGCGACATCGCGGCTGCCCTGTCGGACAGCATCGACGAAGCCGCGCCTGTCGGCACGACGTACGCGCTGGTCGCGGCGATCCTCGTGGCCGCCGGCGGGATCGCCTTCGCCGGTTGGCGACTCTCGACGTTCTCGCTGACCGGGGAGACGTGA
- a CDS encoding response regulator transcription factor yields the protein MSEAAAPVRVVIVDDHAMFRAGVRSELVSIGAAKVEILAEAADVDEAVAAIREHRPDVVLLDVHLPGGGGAEVMRRHPAAETRYLALSVSDAAEDVIGTIRGGARGYVTKTITGPELVAAIGRVSEGDAVFSPRLAGFVLDAFAGSIDLAHIDEDLDRLTEREREVMRLIARGYAYKEVAKELFISIKTVETHMSAVLRKLQLSSRHELTRWANDRRLL from the coding sequence ATGTCTGAGGCTGCTGCCCCCGTGCGGGTGGTCATCGTCGACGACCACGCGATGTTCCGCGCCGGAGTCCGGTCCGAGCTGGTGAGCATCGGTGCGGCCAAGGTCGAGATCCTGGCCGAGGCCGCCGACGTCGACGAGGCGGTGGCCGCGATCCGCGAGCACCGGCCCGACGTCGTACTCCTCGATGTGCACCTGCCCGGCGGCGGTGGTGCCGAGGTCATGCGGAGGCACCCGGCGGCCGAGACCCGCTACCTTGCGCTCAGCGTCAGCGACGCTGCCGAGGACGTCATCGGCACCATCCGCGGCGGCGCGCGCGGCTACGTCACCAAGACGATCACCGGCCCCGAGCTGGTGGCCGCGATCGGCCGCGTCTCCGAAGGCGATGCGGTGTTCTCCCCGCGGCTGGCGGGCTTCGTGCTCGACGCGTTCGCCGGGTCCATCGACCTCGCGCACATCGACGAGGACCTCGACCGGCTCACCGAGCGCGAGCGCGAGGTGATGCGCCTGATCGCCCGTGGCTACGCCTACAAGGAGGTCGCGAAGGAGCTGTTCATCTCCATCAAGACAGTCGAGACCCACATGTCGGCCGTGCTGCGGAAGCTCCAGCTCTCCTCGCGGCACGAGCTCACGCGGTGGGCGAACGACCGCCGGCTGCTATAA
- a CDS encoding ATP-binding protein, with product MSNATELPRAVRRATRDSAEPFVGGVASGVARHLGLPALWVRAAFVLMATMGGMGIALYAALWVFLPSDASFENSTPGLESASRTGKRPRRVSRLADVGPAIALGALGFGVILVVEAFFGRGAFFWPVVIGLAGIALLWRQADEVQRERWLDTTGRVNWYRAIFGAGGWASYVRIAAGLALVVTAFVAFALTSGQLGAARDVVVAGLLGIVGLALVIGPWMMRLIGDLGAERAERVRTQERADMAAHLHDSVLQTLALIQKNADDGPTVARLARAQERDLRSWLYVGESTDDTTLGGALRELAARVEDEYSIVVDVVAVGDLPMHESIRPLVHATREAVVNAAKHAGTGHVDIYAEVLDDAIEVFVRDRGAGFDVAGVPDDRLGVRNSIIDRMVRHGGTAAVDSSPGDGTNVRLRMPRTARGDNDV from the coding sequence ATGAGCAACGCAACCGAACTCCCGCGCGCAGTCCGCCGGGCCACCCGCGACTCGGCCGAGCCCTTCGTGGGTGGTGTCGCCTCGGGTGTCGCCCGGCACCTCGGCCTGCCCGCGCTGTGGGTGCGGGCGGCGTTCGTGCTGATGGCGACGATGGGCGGCATGGGCATCGCCCTGTACGCCGCGTTGTGGGTGTTCCTCCCTTCGGATGCGTCCTTCGAGAACTCCACGCCGGGTCTCGAGAGCGCCTCGCGCACCGGCAAGCGGCCGCGTCGCGTCTCCCGGCTCGCCGACGTCGGCCCGGCGATCGCCCTCGGCGCTCTGGGTTTCGGCGTGATCCTCGTGGTCGAGGCGTTCTTCGGCCGTGGAGCCTTCTTCTGGCCGGTCGTCATCGGGCTGGCCGGCATCGCCCTCCTGTGGCGCCAGGCCGACGAGGTGCAGCGCGAGCGCTGGCTCGACACCACCGGCCGCGTCAACTGGTACCGCGCCATCTTCGGCGCCGGCGGCTGGGCGTCGTACGTCAGGATCGCGGCCGGCCTCGCGCTCGTCGTCACGGCGTTCGTCGCGTTCGCCCTCACGAGTGGGCAGCTCGGCGCCGCTCGTGACGTCGTGGTTGCGGGCCTGCTCGGCATCGTCGGCCTCGCACTGGTGATCGGGCCGTGGATGATGCGTCTCATCGGCGACCTGGGCGCCGAGCGGGCCGAACGCGTCCGCACGCAGGAGCGCGCCGACATGGCCGCCCACCTCCACGACTCCGTGCTGCAGACGCTGGCGCTGATCCAGAAGAACGCCGATGACGGCCCGACCGTCGCGCGGCTGGCCCGCGCGCAGGAGCGCGACCTGCGGTCGTGGTTGTACGTCGGCGAGTCGACCGACGACACCACCCTGGGCGGGGCGCTGCGCGAGCTGGCCGCCCGGGTGGAGGACGAGTACTCCATCGTCGTCGACGTGGTCGCCGTGGGGGACCTGCCCATGCACGAGTCGATCAGGCCGCTGGTGCACGCGACGCGCGAGGCGGTCGTCAATGCCGCCAAGCACGCCGGCACCGGCCACGTCGACATCTATGCAGAGGTGCTCGACGACGCAATCGAGGTGTTCGTCCGCGACCGCGGCGCGGGCTTCGACGTGGCCGGCGTGCCCGATGACAGGCTCGGCGTGCGCAACAGCATCATCGACCGGATGGTCCGTCACGGTGGCACCGCCGCCGTCGACTCGTCGCCCGGTGACGGCACCAACGTGCGGTTGCGGATGCCCCGCACCGCGAGAGGAGACAACGATGTCTGA
- a CDS encoding PspC domain-containing protein: protein MTSPDAPSQGDPQQGPPPGTQHAEPGPTATEDGPRVTRDDITDLGRLRRSRIDRHVAGVAGGVARHLDIDPIIVRVIFVVTAFFGGAGLFAYGALWLLVPEEGEDHAPVNLDEKARGVALIVIGVLAAIALVGGTWGGNWFPWPLALVGLLAWFVLNRRHERRMQRYGTSQSGWVAPVATDESGQPVENPYAQSYAASYPQQQYAYTPPPRPRDPRKRGPILFWFTLALIALGLGTLGIVDVSGVAVAGGAYPALAMGITGTMLVLSAFWGRGGGLIPLGVLLTIPLVIASIASNVDGRDVVHSPETAAEVQARYWNAAGEMTVDLSDVTDPEALDGRTIVVEGGVGRIEVIVPAGVTVNAEGTVNGPGSVEVFGQESGGIDVMASGSRSGGTGQPTIDVDAELGVGEIVITQ, encoded by the coding sequence ATGACTTCTCCAGACGCTCCTTCGCAGGGCGACCCGCAGCAGGGTCCCCCGCCCGGGACGCAGCACGCTGAGCCGGGTCCGACCGCCACCGAGGACGGCCCACGGGTCACCCGCGACGACATCACCGACCTCGGCCGCCTGCGCCGCTCGCGCATCGACCGACACGTCGCCGGTGTCGCCGGCGGCGTCGCTCGCCACCTCGACATCGACCCGATCATCGTGCGGGTGATCTTCGTGGTCACCGCCTTCTTCGGCGGTGCCGGCCTCTTCGCGTACGGCGCCCTGTGGCTGCTCGTGCCCGAGGAAGGCGAGGACCACGCGCCGGTCAACCTGGACGAGAAGGCACGCGGTGTCGCGCTGATCGTCATCGGCGTGCTCGCCGCGATCGCGCTGGTCGGCGGCACGTGGGGCGGCAACTGGTTCCCATGGCCCCTCGCCCTCGTGGGGTTGCTGGCGTGGTTCGTGCTCAACCGGCGCCACGAGCGTCGCATGCAGCGCTACGGCACCAGCCAGTCGGGCTGGGTGGCGCCGGTGGCCACCGACGAGAGCGGGCAGCCGGTCGAGAACCCGTATGCCCAGTCATATGCCGCGTCGTACCCGCAGCAGCAGTACGCCTACACGCCGCCGCCGCGGCCGCGTGACCCCCGCAAGCGGGGACCGATCCTCTTCTGGTTCACCCTCGCGCTGATCGCGCTGGGCCTGGGCACGCTCGGCATCGTCGACGTCTCCGGGGTCGCCGTCGCGGGCGGCGCCTACCCGGCCCTCGCGATGGGCATCACCGGCACGATGCTGGTGCTGAGCGCCTTCTGGGGCCGCGGTGGCGGGCTGATCCCGCTCGGCGTACTACTCACGATCCCGCTCGTCATCGCCTCGATCGCCTCCAACGTCGACGGACGCGACGTCGTGCACAGCCCCGAGACCGCCGCCGAGGTGCAGGCCCGCTACTGGAACGCGGCCGGTGAGATGACCGTCGACCTGTCCGACGTGACCGACCCCGAGGCACTCGACGGACGCACCATCGTCGTCGAGGGCGGCGTCGGCCGGATCGAGGTCATCGTGCCCGCCGGAGTCACCGTGAACGCCGAAGGCACCGTCAACGGCCCCGGCTCGGTCGAGGTCTTCGGCCAGGAGTCCGGCGGCATCGACGTCATGGCCAGCGGCAGCCGCAGCGGCGGCACCGGACAGCCCACAATCGACGTGGACGCCGAGCTCGGCGTCGGCGAGATCGTCATCACCCAGTGA
- a CDS encoding PspC domain-containing protein, with amino-acid sequence MNQTQTAPAVRRISRSSDDKMVAGVCAGLARHLGVDPTLVRLLTVLGVIFGFGSVAIAYLVAWVVLPQD; translated from the coding sequence ATGAACCAGACCCAGACCGCCCCAGCCGTACGCCGGATCTCCCGCAGCAGCGACGACAAGATGGTCGCCGGTGTCTGCGCCGGGCTGGCCCGGCACCTCGGCGTCGACCCGACACTGGTGCGCCTGCTGACCGTCCTCGGCGTGATCTTCGGCTTCGGCTCGGTGGCGATCGCCTACCTGGTGGCCTGGGTGGTCCTGCCGCAGGACTGA